A region of the Kribbella sp. NBC_01245 genome:
GGCCGCTCGGCCAGCAAAGGCGTCCAGCACATCGACGTACGTCGGAGGCACCGTCACGTCTAGCCGCAACTCGCCGTTGGCCTCAGCGGCGAAGGCGAACGTGAAGAAGGAGCAGCAGCTCGCCTCGCGCGCGGCCAAATCCCGCGCTGCCGCCTCGGCCGTCGCGTCGAGCCGCAGCCGCAACCACGTCGGCTCGACCCGATCAACGCCTTGGAGGCTGCGCGCGAACAACTCGTCGAACTCGGCAACCCGCGACGGCTGCTCCACCGTCGGCAACGTGCAAGCCTCCGGTGCCCAATCATCGGCAGGGCTGAATGTGCTCATACTTCGACGGTAAACCCGTACCTAAGTACCGGATGCAAGTCTTTCAAAGAACTCCGTCGTCGGGCGATAGCCGGCGGCCCGAAGCAGGACCGCAGTCGACCCGTCGACGGTCGGCCTATCGGCGGTCGGCTGATCGTCGCGGTGCTGGTCGTCGCGGTGCTGAGCGTCGGGGCGCTGGGAGACTACGGCTACTACGGCGCCGCGGCGGCTTGCTGCCTGCTCGAGCTCGGCCAAAGCGGCGGCGGAAGCCACGGCGTTGACCAGGAGAACCGGACCGCCAGGAGCGTAGATCGGCGGCGCCGGCACGAGCCGGACACCCTCGGCTCCCAGCAGCGACTCGGCAGGAACCGGCGGCTGGTCCCCCAGTGGCGACTCGGCAGGTGCGGGATTCGGGTCGAGGTCGCGGTGCCACCAGGTCTCGACGACGGATAGGCCGAGCTCGGAGACGGCCTGTCGGCGCAACGGCTCAGGCACCGGGCAGACCACCCGCAGCGGTCCACGTCGCGCCACCTCGCCGAGAAGACGCGCACCGTCTGTCGACCAGAAGGCGTCGTCCACGGCCATGTCGTCGACGACAAGCCGGTTCCCGTTGGGCGCCGCGATGGCGAAGCCGCGGTCTGTGCGCAGGCTAACCACGTCCGGCGACCGGATCAGCTCGCCGATCCACTCACTGTGAACCCTCCGAGCATCAGGCGCGGGACGCCAGAATCGCGGCGCGAAGCCGGCGATCCGCTGCCGCCGTCTCGCGGCGAGGTCGACCACCCATTCGATGTCCTGCGCGGCCAGTTCGCGCGGCTCGTCGGTCATCTCGTCACGATAGCCATGGCCGATGTCCTTTTCCTGGGGCGGCGTTCGTTCCATTCTTGAGGGGCCAAGGTGGGCCCGCGTGATGAAGGAGTATTCCGATGGCGCAGTACCTCGTATTGACCTACACCGCGGACGTGAATTGGTGGGCGCCCGAACAAGCGGATGAGCTCGCGGAATACCGGCAGTTCGCCGTCGACAATGCCGAAAGCATCCGCGCGAGCGCCGTACTTCACCCGACCAGTACGGCAACAGTGGTTCGCGTCGAAGGCGCCCGGGGCGGGAATGTGGTGACGACGGACGGGCCGTACGCCGAGACCAAGGAAGCGCTGACCGGGTATTACCTGGTCGACGCCGAAGACCTCGAGGCCGCGGTGGCGATCGCGACCGAATTGCCGGCGGCGTGGAACGGTGCCGTCGAGGTGCGTCCGGTCATCCTCGCCAAATAGGTCCCTGGTGAATCCATCGCGTGACCCCGTGCTCGACACGGTGGCCGAGACGGTTCGGGTCGAGGGCGCGCGCATTCTCGCGACCTTGATCCGGACCGTCGGCGACGTGCAACTGGCCGAGGACGCCGTCCAGGAGGCGACCCTCGCTGCGCTCGGCGCTTGGCCGGTGACGGGAGTGCCGCCGCAGCCGCGCGCTTGGCTCACGGTGACCGCGCGTAGGAAGGCGATCGACATCATCCGCCGCGAACGAGCCCGTCCCGACAAGGAACTCGACGGGCTACGGATGATCGAACTGCAGAAGTCCGAGCTGCCCTCCGACGAGATCATGTACGACGACCTGCTGCGGCTGATCTTCACTTGTTGCCATCCCGCCCTATCTCCGGCCACCCGGATCGCCCTTGCCTTGCGAACCCTGTGCGGGCTCTCGCCGGCGCAGATCGCGGCCGTCCTACTCACCACCGAGGCCGGTACGACGAAACGCCTGACCCGGGCTCGACAGAAGATCGCCGCGGCCCACATCCCCTACCGGGTCCCGGCCTCTAATGAGCTGGCTGACCGATTGCCTGCGGTATGCGGGGTGATCCATAGCCTGTACACCGCCGGCCATGCGCCGGTCGACGGCCAGAACGCATATGACCTGGACGTTTGCGCCGAGGCGATCCGGCTGGCCGAACTCCTGCACGAGCTACTTCCGGACCAGCCGACACCGACCGCCGTGCTGGCGTTGCTACTCCTCACCGAGGCCCGCCGACCGGCACGGCTCGACTCGAATGGCGACGTGGTGACGCTCGACTGTCAGGACCGTGGCCGGTGGGACGCGGCGGCAATCACTCGTGGGATCGAGCTTCTCAATGATTCATTGCGCCGCTCGGACGCGCAGGCGGACGCCCACCAGCTCCAGGCGGCCATCGCGGCCGAGCATGCCCGGGCGCCGGCCTATGACGCGACGGACTGGACGGAGATCCTGCGCCTGTACGACCTACTCGTGTCGATCGCGCCGAGCGATGTCGCGGGCCTTGGCCGGGTGGTAGCCGCAGCCGAGGCGACTGGGGCAGCGACTGGCCTCGCGATGCTGGCCGAACTACCGCCCAGCGCCAGGTGGCACACGGTTCGCGCCGAACTACTCGCCCGCGAGGGTCAGTACGCCGAAGCAGCCCGCGCCCTCACCGACTCACTCGACGACGGATCGGCCACGCAGCCGGAACGACGACACCGGGAACGACGTCGCGAGAAGTTCCTCCAACTGGCCGCGTCTAACCGTGGCGCAGAACCGCAATGATGAACGAGCGAAGGATTTCGTGCCAACTCCGCCTCCCTGCACCCCGTACCGCCCGCCCGCCGTCTCAGCTGAACTCAGCACATCACCCGGGCCGCGGCCTGGAACAGCAACACCACCGAGGTCGCTCCCGGGTCCTGGTGCCCGACGCTGCGTTCACCGAGGTAGCTCGCCCGCCCCTTGCGGGCGAGCATCGGGATCGTTGCGTGACACCCAGACTCGGCGGCAGCAAATGCCGTGCGGAGCTGGACACAGAGGTCTCCCTCCGCAGGCAACGCGTAAACCGCCGGCGCGAGTGCGTCGTACATGGTCTTGTCGCCGGCCTCGGCCCGGCCGCGGGCGACGACGCCCTCGAGTCCGGCCCGCAGGCCTGCGGCAAGACCGGCGGAGTTGAGGTCCTGCGTGTCGCCGACTGCGGCACCAAGGCGGCGGAAGAACGTGCCGAAGAGTGGACCGGTGGCGCCACCGGTCTTGTTGATCACCGTTTGGCCGAGCTGATCGAACAGCGTGCCCACAATCCCCGCCGGGTTCGCGTCCAGCACGGAGACTGCCACTGCAAGGCCGCGGTCGAGGTTCGTGCCATGATCACCATCGCCGATGGCCGCATCCAGCGCGTTCAACTGATCCTTGGTCGCGGCGACCACTCGGGCGAACTCCCGGATCCACTCGGACAGCACCTCGACTGAAGCGGTCTCCGCCATTCTTCAGGCTTCCTGCCCGGTCGCCGCGGGCTGTTGCTGCGGCAGGCGGTCCGCGGCCGTGCGTGACAGCGCGACGTAGGCCAGGCCCGCCAACACACCTGCAGTGAGTTCCGCGAGCAGGTAGACCGGCATTTGAGCGAACTCCACCTTTCCACCGGCGAGGCCCTGGATCAGCATCGGACCCACCGTGCGGGCGGGGTTGATGGATGCACCGGTGACCGGTGCGACCGGGATGATCGCGCCGAACACCGCCAGCCCGATGGCCAGCCCGGCGAAACCCGGCACGGCCTTGCGGCTGATGACGCCGAAGACGGTCAGTACGAGGATGAAGGTTCCGACGAACTCGGCCGCGAAGGCCTGCGGAACGCCAACCTCCGGGCCGTACGTCGCGACGCCGAGGCCGACGTCGCTCGCCTTCTTTCCGAGTACGGCGAGGATGGCGGCGGCGCCGAGCGTCGCGCCGGCCAGCTGGGCGCCGAGATACGCCGGCACCCGGGACCAGGGGAATTTGCCGGTCGCCGCCAGGCCGATCGTCACCGCCGGGTTGATGTGATTACCCGAGATCTGCCCGAGGGCGTAGACGGTCGCCACCACGGCGGCGGCGAAGGCGAACGAGATCATGCCGAGATCCGCCATCGTGAAAGGCGTATCCCCGTTGACGATCAGCGCCGCCGGCACCGCACCGACGCCGATGAAGACCAGGATCGCGGCGCCTAGCGCCTCTGCCGCCAGCCGTTGGGGCAACGAGTTCTCATCCATGCCTATTCCTCTCGAAGATCATTCGACTATGCCGAATGTCACTCGGAAGGTACGCCTGTGGTTCACTGCTGTAAAGGTTTCGTGTCAGGCAGCGAGGGGACGTCGATGATCCAGTCCGTCGACCGGGCGATCCGGATGCTGGGCGTGCTGCAAGGGGCGCGCCGGCTGAGCCTTTCAGAGGTCGCGACCCGGCTCGATCTGCCGCCGTCGACAGTGCACGGCATCCTCAAAACGCTGCAGGCGCACGGGATGGTCGTCCAGGACAAGGATTCCAACCGCTATCAGCTCGGGCCGGCCGTGCTCAAACTCGGCAACGTCTACCTGGACACCCTGGAGCTGCGCTCGCGAGCGGTCACCTGGTCCGAGGAACTGGCCAGACGCAGCGGTCACGCCGTCCGAACCGGCGTACTCACCTTCGACGAGGTGGTGATCATCCACCACGAGCCACGCCCCGACGGCAGTCGGCAGATGCCTGAGGTCGGGATCGTCATCCCTGCCCACGCAAGCGCTCTAGGCAAGGCAATGCTTGCGTATCTGCCCGACCAGGCGACGGCTCTGCTGGCCGGCGGCAAGCTCCGCAGCATGACCTCGGAGACGGTGATCGACCCGCAGGCATTGCGTGCACAGCTCGACGAGGTCGCGAAGGAGGCCCTCGCGATCGAGAAGGAAGAAGCCGTCCTCGGCGAGGCGAGTATCGCCGCGCCGATCTTCGACGCATCGGGTTCGGTGGTCGGCGCGATCAGCGTCGTACTGCCGGCGGTGGAATGGCCGCCGACGGACGCGATGTACGCGGCGGTCCGGGAGTCCGCGCGCAACATCTCCCGCGAACTCGGCGCCGCCCGCTGGCCCGTTCCGACCGGCTGACGGCTTCGGCACCGGATCTTTACAGCCGCATGACGCCGCCCTATGCTCCGAAACATATTCGACATTATCGAATCATGTTCACGGTGATCGTATTGCCACCGCCTGAGCCCGCTGAGGAGCAGCCATGAAGAAACTCATCAATGACCCGGCCGGCGTCGTCCCCGACATGCTGCGGGGGTTCGCGCTCACCAACCCCGGCATCGCGCTACTCGGTGACGGCGTCGTCGCGCGGACCGACGCCGACAGCGTGCGAGACCGCGGCCAGGTGGCCCTGATCTCCGGTGGCGGCGCGGGCCACGAGCCTGCCCACGCCGGGTATGTCGGGGCCGGCATGCTCACCGCAGCGGTGAGCGGTGACGTGTTCAGTTCCCCCTCCGCCGACACCGTCCTCAAGGCGATCCGGGCGGTCGGCGGCCCGGCCGGCGTGCTGCTGATCGTGAAGAACTACACCGGCGATCGGCTCAACTTCGGGCTCGCCGCCGAACTGGCACGAGTCGAGGGCATGGCGGTCGAGATGGTCGTGGTCGGTGATGACGCCGCCCTCGCCGATGACGGCGCCAACGCGGGCCGGCGCGGACTCGCCGGCACCGTCCTGGTGCACAAGATCGCGGGCGCCGCCGCCGAAGAAGGGCTGCCGTTGGCCGAGGTCACCCGGGTCGCGACCGAAGCCGCGGCGTCGGTCGCCACGATGGGCGTGGCCTTGTCGGCCTGCACGGTCCCGGCCGCCGGGCGGCCCGGCCTCGAACTCGGCGACGACGAGATCGAGTGGGGGCTGGGAATCCACGGCGAGCCCGGCGTTGAGCGCGGCCCTGCGCGGCCTGCCGACGAGGTCGTCGATCGGATGCTCGGCCGGCTCGTCACCGACCGGCGGATCCAGGCCGGCGAACGGGTCGTGCTGCTGGTCAACAACCTCGGTGGTACGCCGACGATGGAGCTCGGCATCGTCGCCCAGCGGGCGATCGCCAACTTGGCCTCGGCCGGTATCCAGCTCGAACGTGCCTGGGTCGGCAGCTTCCTGACCGCCCTGGAAATGGCCGGGTGCTCACTGTCGATCGCGCGAGTGAATGACAACATGCTGAGCCGGCTCGATGCTCCCACCAAGACCACGGCGTGGCCGGCCGCACATATCGGTGCCGTCTCCACCGGCGCGACCGTACAAGCGGCAGCGATCAAGGCTCCGGCCACTGCCGCACCTGTCCTGGGTCTGGCCGAGGACTCGGAACTGTGGCAGGCGATCACCGCGGTCTGCGAGGCCCTGATCGGAGCCGAGGCTCAGCTGACCGACCTCGACCAGCTGGTCGGTGATGGCGACCTCGGCATCAGCCTGGCCCGCGGTGCGCGCGCTGTCCTGACCGAGCTCCCGCGGTACGAGGGAACCGACGCGGCGGCAGTTCTCCGCGGCGTCGCCGGCACGGTCCGCCGAACGGTTGGCGGCACGTCTGGACCTCTGTACGCGG
Encoded here:
- a CDS encoding YciI family protein yields the protein MAQYLVLTYTADVNWWAPEQADELAEYRQFAVDNAESIRASAVLHPTSTATVVRVEGARGGNVVTTDGPYAETKEALTGYYLVDAEDLEAAVAIATELPAAWNGAVEVRPVILAK
- a CDS encoding RNA polymerase sigma factor encodes the protein MNPSRDPVLDTVAETVRVEGARILATLIRTVGDVQLAEDAVQEATLAALGAWPVTGVPPQPRAWLTVTARRKAIDIIRRERARPDKELDGLRMIELQKSELPSDEIMYDDLLRLIFTCCHPALSPATRIALALRTLCGLSPAQIAAVLLTTEAGTTKRLTRARQKIAAAHIPYRVPASNELADRLPAVCGVIHSLYTAGHAPVDGQNAYDLDVCAEAIRLAELLHELLPDQPTPTAVLALLLLTEARRPARLDSNGDVVTLDCQDRGRWDAAAITRGIELLNDSLRRSDAQADAHQLQAAIAAEHARAPAYDATDWTEILRLYDLLVSIAPSDVAGLGRVVAAAEATGAATGLAMLAELPPSARWHTVRAELLAREGQYAEAARALTDSLDDGSATQPERRHRERRREKFLQLAASNRGAEPQ
- the dhaL gene encoding dihydroxyacetone kinase subunit DhaL, coding for MAETASVEVLSEWIREFARVVAATKDQLNALDAAIGDGDHGTNLDRGLAVAVSVLDANPAGIVGTLFDQLGQTVINKTGGATGPLFGTFFRRLGAAVGDTQDLNSAGLAAGLRAGLEGVVARGRAEAGDKTMYDALAPAVYALPAEGDLCVQLRTAFAAAESGCHATIPMLARKGRASYLGERSVGHQDPGATSVVLLFQAAARVMC
- a CDS encoding MIP/aquaporin family protein; the protein is MDENSLPQRLAAEALGAAILVFIGVGAVPAALIVNGDTPFTMADLGMISFAFAAAVVATVYALGQISGNHINPAVTIGLAATGKFPWSRVPAYLGAQLAGATLGAAAILAVLGKKASDVGLGVATYGPEVGVPQAFAAEFVGTFILVLTVFGVISRKAVPGFAGLAIGLAVFGAIIPVAPVTGASINPARTVGPMLIQGLAGGKVEFAQMPVYLLAELTAGVLAGLAYVALSRTAADRLPQQQPAATGQEA
- a CDS encoding IclR family transcriptional regulator — translated: MIQSVDRAIRMLGVLQGARRLSLSEVATRLDLPPSTVHGILKTLQAHGMVVQDKDSNRYQLGPAVLKLGNVYLDTLELRSRAVTWSEELARRSGHAVRTGVLTFDEVVIIHHEPRPDGSRQMPEVGIVIPAHASALGKAMLAYLPDQATALLAGGKLRSMTSETVIDPQALRAQLDEVAKEALAIEKEEAVLGEASIAAPIFDASGSVVGAISVVLPAVEWPPTDAMYAAVRESARNISRELGAARWPVPTG
- the dhaL gene encoding dihydroxyacetone kinase subunit DhaL yields the protein MKKLINDPAGVVPDMLRGFALTNPGIALLGDGVVARTDADSVRDRGQVALISGGGAGHEPAHAGYVGAGMLTAAVSGDVFSSPSADTVLKAIRAVGGPAGVLLIVKNYTGDRLNFGLAAELARVEGMAVEMVVVGDDAALADDGANAGRRGLAGTVLVHKIAGAAAEEGLPLAEVTRVATEAAASVATMGVALSACTVPAAGRPGLELGDDEIEWGLGIHGEPGVERGPARPADEVVDRMLGRLVTDRRIQAGERVVLLVNNLGGTPTMELGIVAQRAIANLASAGIQLERAWVGSFLTALEMAGCSLSIARVNDNMLSRLDAPTKTTAWPAAHIGAVSTGATVQAAAIKAPATAAPVLGLAEDSELWQAITAVCEALIGAEAQLTDLDQLVGDGDLGISLARGARAVLTELPRYEGTDAAAVLRGVAGTVRRTVGGTSGPLYAALLLRTAATLETGTAKPAGVWIEAFAAGVDAIAELGGARVGDRTMLDALHPAAKALRTAVQAGTGVDAALAIARNAARKATDETAGILARRGRSSYLGDRALGVVDPGAEAVVIWLEAIRTGLAVKQAPVS